A single Orcinus orca chromosome 2, mOrcOrc1.1, whole genome shotgun sequence DNA region contains:
- the LOC105748632 gene encoding LOW QUALITY PROTEIN: myosin light chain 1, skeletal muscle isoform-like (The sequence of the model RefSeq protein was modified relative to this genomic sequence to represent the inferred CDS: inserted 1 base in 1 codon), with product MQSISGTVSGTSFIVMLALGSPGRLLKRLSLLHCRSSGPGLQATAGRGACTVRGIPAPSSAPASQAGARTPAAGPAPGHLPAPGHVRVQDLLPATVRAKQLTEEQVAEFKEALSPFNEDGDGAISTRELGTVLRSPGQKPTEAELRDLVGELDRDGSSTVGFPELLGLMARRXKGRDAKDQIREAFCVFDKDGNGLMGTAELRHVMTRLGEKPRDQEVDEMIRAADVDGDELDDTGRSQAQQTPNVPSLGSRSSGTSLCTDQGRRMVTASLAAHAPGRARCALREPSTWDP from the exons ATGCAGTCCATCAGCGGGACAGTGTCAGGCACAAGTTTCATCGTGATGCTGGCCCTTGGTTCCCCAGGGCGCT tgttgaagagactgtctttgctccattgtcgAAGCTCAG GACCTGGACTTCAGGCAACCGCAGGGCGGGGCGCGTGCACGGTGAGGGGCATCCCAGCTCCTTCCTCAGCGCCAGCAAGTCAAGCCGGGGCCAGAACACCAGCCGCCGGCCCCGCACCCGGCCACCTCCCGGCGCCCGGCCACGTCCGTGTGCAGGACCTCCTCCCCGCAACGGTCAGGGCCAAGCAGCTGACCGAGGAGCAGGTGGCCGAGTTCAAGGAGGCCCTCTCCCCGTTCAATGAGGACGGAGACGGCGCCATCAGCACGCGGGAGCTGGGCACCGTCCTGCGGTCGCCGGGCCAGAAACCCACTGAGGCCGAGCTCCGGGACCTGGTGGGCGAGCTGGACCGCGACGGCAGCAGCACCGTGGGCTTCCCCGAGCTCCTGGGCCTAATGGCCCGTA TGAAGGGCAGGGACGCCAAGGACCAGATCCGGGAGGCCTTCTGCGTCTTCGACAAGGACGGCAACGGCCTGATGGGCACAGCCGAGCTGCGGCACGTGATGACCCGGCTGGGCGAGAAGCCGAGAGACCAGGAAGTGGACGAGATGATCCGGGCGGCGGACGTGGACGGGGACGAGCTG GATGACACAGGCCGCTCCCAAGCCCAGCAAACCCCAAATGTTCCATCCCTCGGAAGCAGAAGCTCAGGGACGTCCCTGTGCACCGACCAGGGCAGGAGGATGGTCACAGCCTCACTGGCCGCTCATGCCCCAGGGAGGGCGCGGTGTGCCCTCCGGGAGCCCTCCACGTGGGATCCCTAA
- the LOC101282017 gene encoding calmodulin-alpha-like isoform X1 — translation MAEQLSKEQAAEFMETFHRFDKDKDSAISTQELGAVMQERGLNPSEAALKGFIARDDADGDGVISSQEFLAVIAKGVQARARADDLRTAFHAFDLDGDGHISMDELKQAMAQLEVSQEELDIMIREADMDRDGQWGTRPVDPRLMPMDEEAGERHGVGGGWRGMEGDGGGWRGPEGLPELLVRT, via the exons ATGGCTGAGCAGCTGTCCAAAGAGCAGGCGGCCGAGTTCATGGAGACCTTCCACAGATTCGACAAGGACAAAGACAGTGCCATCAGCACCCAGGAGCTGGGCGCCGTGATGCAGGAGCGGGGCCTGAACCCGTCGGAGGCCGCGCTGAAGGGGTTCATCGCCAGGGACGATGCGGACGGGGATGGTGTCATCAGCTCCCAGGAGTTCCTGGCAGTGATAGCCAAGGGGGTTCAGGCCCGGGCCAGAGCGGATGACCTGAGGACAGCCTTTCACGCCTTCGACCTGGATGGCGACGGCCACATCAGCATGGATGAGCTCAAGCAGGCCATGGCCCAGCTAGAGGTGTCCCAGGAGGAGTTGGACATCATGATCCGGGAAGCTGACATGGACCGGGACGGGCAG TGGGGGACACGGCCAGTAGACCCCCGTCTGATGCCCATGGACGAGGAGGCTGGTGAGCgccacggggtgggagggggatggagggggatggagggggatggagggggatggaggggacCCGAGGGTCTGCCTGAGCTTCTGGTCAGGACCTGA
- the LOC101282017 gene encoding calmodulin-like isoform X4 has product MAEQLSKEQAAEFMETFHRFDKDKDSAISTQELGAVMQERGLNPSEAALKGFIARDDADGDGVISSQEFLAVIAKGVQARARADDLRTAFHAFDLDGDGHISMDELKQAMAQLEVSQEELDIMIREADMDRDGQGCCEDPKVTW; this is encoded by the exons ATGGCTGAGCAGCTGTCCAAAGAGCAGGCGGCCGAGTTCATGGAGACCTTCCACAGATTCGACAAGGACAAAGACAGTGCCATCAGCACCCAGGAGCTGGGCGCCGTGATGCAGGAGCGGGGCCTGAACCCGTCGGAGGCCGCGCTGAAGGGGTTCATCGCCAGGGACGATGCGGACGGGGATGGTGTCATCAGCTCCCAGGAGTTCCTGGCAGTGATAGCCAAGGGGGTTCAGGCCCGGGCCAGAGCGGATGACCTGAGGACAGCCTTTCACGCCTTCGACCTGGATGGCGACGGCCACATCAGCATGGATGAGCTCAAGCAGGCCATGGCCCAGCTAGAGGTGTCCCAGGAGGAGTTGGACATCATGATCCGGGAAGCTGACATGGACCGGGACGGGCAG ggctgttgtgaggacccCAAAGTGACGTGGTAA
- the LOC101282017 gene encoding calmodulin-like isoform X3, producing MAEQLSKEQAAEFMETFHRFDKDKDSAISTQELGAVMQERGLNPSEAALKGFIARDDADGDGVISSQEFLAVIAKGVQARARADDLRTAFHAFDLDGDGHISMDELKQAMAQLEVSQEELDIMIREADMDRDGQVSYEEFVRVLMLK from the coding sequence ATGGCTGAGCAGCTGTCCAAAGAGCAGGCGGCCGAGTTCATGGAGACCTTCCACAGATTCGACAAGGACAAAGACAGTGCCATCAGCACCCAGGAGCTGGGCGCCGTGATGCAGGAGCGGGGCCTGAACCCGTCGGAGGCCGCGCTGAAGGGGTTCATCGCCAGGGACGATGCGGACGGGGATGGTGTCATCAGCTCCCAGGAGTTCCTGGCAGTGATAGCCAAGGGGGTTCAGGCCCGGGCCAGAGCGGATGACCTGAGGACAGCCTTTCACGCCTTCGACCTGGATGGCGACGGCCACATCAGCATGGATGAGCTCAAGCAGGCCATGGCCCAGCTAGAGGTGTCCCAGGAGGAGTTGGACATCATGATCCGGGAAGCTGACATGGACCGGGACGGGCAGGTGAGCTACGAGGAGTTCGTGCGCGTCCTCATGCTGAAGTGA
- the LOC101282017 gene encoding calmodulin-like protein 5 isoform X2: MQERGLNPSEAALKGFIARDDADGDGVISSQEFLAVIAKGVQARARADDLRTAFHAFDLDGDGHISMDELKQAMAQLEVSQEELDIMIREADMDRDGQWGTRPVDPRLMPMDEEAGERHGVGGGWRGMEGDGGGWRGPEGLPELLVRT, translated from the exons ATGCAGGAGCGGGGCCTGAACCCGTCGGAGGCCGCGCTGAAGGGGTTCATCGCCAGGGACGATGCGGACGGGGATGGTGTCATCAGCTCCCAGGAGTTCCTGGCAGTGATAGCCAAGGGGGTTCAGGCCCGGGCCAGAGCGGATGACCTGAGGACAGCCTTTCACGCCTTCGACCTGGATGGCGACGGCCACATCAGCATGGATGAGCTCAAGCAGGCCATGGCCCAGCTAGAGGTGTCCCAGGAGGAGTTGGACATCATGATCCGGGAAGCTGACATGGACCGGGACGGGCAG TGGGGGACACGGCCAGTAGACCCCCGTCTGATGCCCATGGACGAGGAGGCTGGTGAGCgccacggggtgggagggggatggagggggatggagggggatggagggggatggaggggacCCGAGGGTCTGCCTGAGCTTCTGGTCAGGACCTGA
- the LOC117197385 gene encoding uncharacterized protein LOC117197385 codes for MNVIKDGRSCSDVPEHQEKLAGSAGRCPGEPGNSFLDMHLTVELQKQEEHQRPSSPGPAGWVRLLHGPSQMSPKHLKERLCPPSPEAAPDPSGGPAVRERHPAELPSGSSPPAPSTHAGPGAAWSRSKPLSRGGSSAVQQPLFGSSCSGLNASPAVSSWSPFSGQVPVHLYPSPRSEAPGNESNGRVYAVHLSYEISPAAGITAMRRTHGVQRS; via the exons ATGA ATGTGATCAAAGATGGGCGGAGCTGCTCAGACGTCCCTGAGCATCAGGAGAAACTCGCTGGCTCTGCTGGGCGATGCCCTGGAGAGCCAGGGAACTCCTTCCTTGACATGCATTT AACCGTTGAACTTCAGAAACAGGAGGAACATCAACGTCCATCCAGCCCAGGACCCGCGGGATGGGTGAGACTCCTCCACGGTCCTTCCCAAATGTCTCCCAAGCATCTTAAGGAACGCCTCTGTCCCCCGTCTCCCGAGGCAGCCCCAGACCCCTCGGGTGGCCCTGCGGTCCGGGAGCGTCATCCTGCTGAGCTGCCGTCGGgctcctcaccccctgcccccagcacacaTGCCGGCCCTGGGGCCGCTTGGAGCAGGTCCAAACCCCTTTCCAGGGGCGGCTCTTCAGCTGTGCAGCAGCCACTGTTCGGGTCTTCCTGCTCTGGGCTGAACGCCTCCCCTGCAGTGTCTTCCTGGTCACCCTTCTCTGGGCAGGTTCCAGTCCATCTCTACCCTTCACCGAGAAGTGAGGCGCCTGGAAATGAAAGCAATGGCCGTGTCTATGCTGTTCATCTGTCCTATGAAATCAGCCCCGCCGCTGGGATAACAGCAATGCGCAGGACGCATGGAGTCCAGCGGTCCTGA